From a single Spirochaetota bacterium genomic region:
- a CDS encoding LysM peptidoglycan-binding domain-containing protein: MRITIKAVALAVLTCIAAIPAMARADWGLVALLSADTEAADIRAARDAALSRLPSLENKAFFESVKDLSILRRREVRDAVWHYLTAGRGYIIAAHERAALCMDAIRETLAEEKDVPAELAYLPIIESCYNPFAVSPSWATGPWQFMPATGAAYGMKVNAWVDERRDIRKSTRAAAVFLKDLYAGFGTWELALASYNGGPGHVRWAMAASGKTDYWELRASGRLAWETAEYVVRYAAAMIVFTHGKEFGLWGDEIAAPVKCASFTLELPASIGQVSRLSGTPVAVLRAMNPELNGEFTPLYEKNYPLRVPEGSLKMLIEQKETLKTFRFNAVNMHIVREGECLNAIAAMYHTSTQTIMLFNDIRNPHLLRPGQVLYIPI, from the coding sequence ATGCGGATTACGATCAAGGCCGTTGCGCTTGCGGTCCTCACCTGCATTGCCGCGATACCCGCCATGGCCCGCGCCGACTGGGGACTTGTCGCCCTTCTCTCCGCCGATACGGAGGCCGCCGATATCCGCGCCGCGCGCGACGCCGCCCTCTCCCGGCTCCCGTCCCTGGAAAACAAGGCCTTCTTCGAATCCGTGAAAGACCTTTCGATCCTCAGGCGCAGGGAAGTGCGCGATGCGGTCTGGCATTACCTGACGGCGGGACGCGGCTATATCATCGCGGCGCACGAACGCGCGGCTCTCTGCATGGACGCGATCCGCGAAACGCTGGCCGAAGAAAAAGACGTCCCGGCCGAGCTCGCCTATCTGCCCATAATCGAGAGCTGCTACAACCCGTTCGCGGTATCGCCCAGTTGGGCCACGGGACCCTGGCAGTTCATGCCGGCGACGGGGGCCGCCTACGGCATGAAGGTGAACGCGTGGGTAGACGAGCGGCGCGACATCCGCAAGTCGACGCGCGCCGCCGCCGTGTTTTTAAAAGACCTTTACGCGGGATTCGGCACGTGGGAGCTCGCGCTCGCGTCCTACAACGGCGGGCCCGGCCATGTCCGTTGGGCCATGGCGGCGAGCGGAAAGACCGATTACTGGGAGCTGCGCGCAAGCGGGCGCCTCGCATGGGAAACCGCGGAATACGTCGTCCGTTATGCGGCAGCGATGATCGTGTTCACGCACGGAAAGGAGTTCGGGCTGTGGGGGGACGAAATCGCGGCCCCGGTGAAGTGCGCGTCCTTCACCCTGGAGCTTCCCGCGAGCATCGGGCAGGTGTCCCGGCTTTCGGGAACGCCCGTGGCCGTGCTGCGCGCCATGAACCCCGAGCTGAACGGCGAGTTTACGCCGCTCTACGAAAAAAACTACCCGCTACGCGTCCCCGAGGGGTCGCTCAAGATGCTCATCGAGCAGAAGGAGACGCTCAAGACCTTCCGGTTCAACGCGGTGAACATGCACATCGTGCGCGAGGGCGAGTGCCTTAACGCGATCGCGGCGATGTACCACACCTCGACACAGACGATCATGCTCTTCAACGACATTCGGAACCCGCACCTCCTGAGGCCGGGACAGGTCCTCTACATTCCTATCTGA
- a CDS encoding adenosine kinase encodes MRVRRNQNIEGIPIMFDVAGIGSALMDFTIEVDEAVLGRLGLTKGTMQLVDEERSRSVLAVLASYPMQKTPGGSAANTVAGVSVLGGRGLFIGKVGNDDFGALYRSESERVGVAVRLAGHERLTGHAITLITPDGERTFATHLGAALFLRKEDIAEADIAQARILHIEGYLLEDPDLKAASLRAMEIAHRCGAQVSIDLADPALIQRNFDEFHTLAKERADILFVNEEEAETFTGKKGAQAAEVLGGYSRIAVVKLGGKGSIVHSGGRSIEIPSYKVDAVNTNGAGDMYAAGFLYGLAHGLPLERCGRIASHAAALVVAQVGARLTSRIYADQIGM; translated from the coding sequence ATGCGCGTTAGGCGCAATCAAAATATTGAAGGGATACCAATCATGTTCGATGTAGCGGGAATCGGGTCGGCGCTCATGGATTTTACGATAGAGGTCGATGAGGCCGTACTCGGCCGGCTGGGCCTCACGAAGGGTACCATGCAGCTCGTGGACGAGGAGCGAAGCAGGTCGGTCCTGGCGGTGCTCGCGTCGTACCCCATGCAGAAAACGCCGGGGGGAAGCGCCGCGAACACCGTGGCCGGCGTCTCGGTCCTGGGGGGCAGGGGGCTTTTCATCGGAAAGGTGGGCAACGACGATTTCGGCGCGCTGTACCGCAGCGAGAGCGAGCGCGTGGGCGTGGCCGTGAGGCTCGCGGGTCACGAGCGGCTCACGGGACACGCGATCACGCTCATCACCCCCGACGGGGAGCGCACCTTCGCCACGCACCTGGGCGCGGCGCTTTTTCTCAGGAAGGAGGACATCGCGGAAGCGGATATCGCGCAGGCCCGGATACTGCATATCGAAGGTTACCTCCTGGAGGATCCAGACCTCAAGGCCGCGAGCCTAAGGGCGATGGAGATCGCGCATCGCTGCGGCGCCCAGGTTTCCATAGACCTCGCCGACCCGGCGCTCATCCAGCGCAATTTTGACGAGTTCCACACGCTGGCGAAGGAACGCGCCGACATCCTTTTCGTGAACGAGGAGGAGGCGGAAACCTTTACCGGGAAAAAAGGCGCGCAGGCAGCGGAGGTGCTCGGCGGGTACAGCCGCATCGCGGTCGTGAAACTGGGCGGAAAGGGGAGCATCGTCCACAGCGGAGGGCGGTCCATCGAAATTCCTTCATATAAGGTCGACGCGGTGAACACCAACGGCGCGGGCGACATGTACGCGGCCGGGTTTCTGTACGGGCTCGCGCACGGGCTTCCCCTGGAGCGGTGCGGGCGCATCGCCAGCCACGCGGCGGCCCTCGTTGTCGCGCAGGTGGGGGCGCGCCTCACCTCCAGGATTTACGCGGATCAGATAGGAATGTAG
- a CDS encoding flavin reductase family protein has protein sequence MPKTVWKPGTMLYPAPAVLVTSRHDGKDNIVTVSWAGTVCTEPPMLSISLKPERLSYAMIRESGEFVVNLPVDTLARAVDFCGVKSGRNVDKFAANRLSKQRAHKVAAPLIAECPVAIECRVSRIVELGSHHMFIADVLAVNVEEEFIDRRGKLRLEDAHLLCYSHGQYFTIFKPLEKFGFSVRKKGRSRVR, from the coding sequence ATGCCCAAAACAGTCTGGAAACCGGGAACCATGCTCTACCCCGCGCCCGCCGTGCTCGTCACCTCCCGCCACGACGGGAAGGACAACATCGTCACCGTTTCCTGGGCGGGCACCGTCTGCACCGAGCCCCCCATGCTCTCGATATCGCTGAAGCCCGAACGGCTTTCCTACGCCATGATCCGGGAGTCCGGTGAGTTCGTGGTCAACCTGCCGGTGGACACGCTCGCGCGCGCGGTCGATTTCTGCGGCGTGAAGTCGGGACGGAACGTCGACAAGTTCGCGGCGAACAGGCTTTCCAAGCAGAGGGCGCACAAGGTGGCCGCGCCGCTCATCGCCGAATGCCCCGTCGCGATCGAATGCAGGGTCTCCCGCATCGTCGAGCTGGGGAGCCACCACATGTTCATCGCGGACGTGCTCGCGGTGAACGTGGAGGAGGAATTCATCGACCGGAGAGGGAAGCTGCGGCTGGAGGATGCGCACCTCTTGTGCTACAGCCACGGGCAGTACTTTACCATTTTCAAGCCCCTGGAGAAATTCGGCTTTTCCGTGCGGAAGAAGGGACGATCCCGCGTCCGCTGA
- a CDS encoding HAMP domain-containing protein → MIRSREYRIARPGDLVSASKTASSSCRDLPACPPSSAHSGGDRMIRFSSLPVRVYLLLMVLIVVIPCTLITLYSTFGMWNHELDAARRDAFQMTHSAASLQSQVVDSAHQLLATLSWFGEVREFRIDPVGKLFATLREHNPHYQNISLADMTGEVRASAVPVFTQNVSHRKYFKDAVTTGGFVIGEFVRSEYAKQSVIHFAHPVYDARGALSGVLAIAFTLGHYGTLFSEMRLPENSALSITDWQGTRLYRYPNPERYEGNPDVPDIKERMAGPENEGTFIATGIDGVSRLYGFSRVSRGGGDPYLFIRVGIPLRVIFARVKNDLIRNGILLLLVLAVSLGIARILGANIIIARMKRLVDEANELMHGNLNARTGLDYAHGEFGTLARAFDDMAEALERRADERERVNRQLGASLREKEVLLKEVHHRVKNNLQIISSLLNLQARKIRDREALELFRESQNRVRSIALVHEKLYQSPSLDEINFHEYVASLAAALSRSYGLEDGRVTLSVDIPGTQVSLNRAVPCGLIINELISNAYKHAFPGESRGEIRVEFRKTGSEYRLVMRDNGAGFPPDVDWRGTDTLGLDLVNNLVIQLDGSIEMLQNGGTEFIITFHEE, encoded by the coding sequence ATGATACGATCACGTGAATACAGGATTGCCCGGCCGGGCGATCTCGTGAGCGCGTCGAAGACGGCGTCATCTTCCTGCCGCGATCTGCCTGCATGTCCGCCGTCGTCCGCCCATTCAGGGGGAGACCGAATGATCCGCTTCTCGTCCTTGCCCGTGCGGGTGTACCTGCTGCTCATGGTACTCATCGTGGTGATCCCGTGCACCTTGATCACGCTCTACAGCACGTTCGGGATGTGGAATCACGAGCTGGATGCGGCGCGCCGCGACGCATTCCAGATGACCCATAGCGCGGCTTCGCTGCAATCGCAGGTAGTCGACAGCGCCCACCAGCTCCTGGCGACGCTCTCGTGGTTCGGCGAGGTGCGCGAATTCAGGATCGATCCGGTAGGGAAACTCTTCGCGACGCTCCGGGAGCATAACCCGCATTACCAGAATATCAGCCTTGCCGACATGACAGGCGAGGTCCGGGCGTCGGCCGTCCCGGTTTTTACACAGAACGTAAGCCACCGGAAATATTTCAAGGACGCCGTCACGACCGGGGGCTTCGTGATCGGGGAATTCGTGCGCAGCGAATATGCGAAACAATCGGTCATCCATTTCGCCCATCCCGTGTACGACGCGCGGGGCGCCCTGTCCGGGGTGCTCGCGATCGCCTTTACGCTGGGGCATTACGGCACCTTGTTTTCCGAGATGCGCCTTCCCGAAAACAGCGCCCTCTCGATCACCGACTGGCAGGGAACGCGGCTGTACCGGTATCCCAATCCCGAAAGGTACGAGGGGAATCCGGACGTTCCCGATATCAAGGAGAGGATGGCCGGGCCCGAAAACGAGGGAACCTTCATCGCGACGGGCATCGACGGGGTGAGCAGGCTTTACGGCTTTTCCCGCGTATCCAGGGGCGGCGGCGACCCTTACCTGTTCATCCGCGTGGGAATTCCCCTGCGCGTCATCTTCGCGCGGGTGAAAAACGATCTCATCCGCAACGGCATACTCCTGCTCCTGGTGCTCGCGGTGTCGCTGGGGATCGCGCGCATCCTGGGCGCGAACATAATCATCGCCCGGATGAAGCGGCTGGTCGACGAGGCGAACGAGCTCATGCACGGCAACCTGAACGCGCGCACGGGGCTCGATTACGCCCACGGCGAGTTTGGGACGCTCGCGCGGGCGTTCGACGACATGGCGGAGGCACTGGAGAGGCGGGCGGACGAGCGCGAGCGCGTGAACCGACAGCTCGGCGCGTCCCTTCGCGAGAAGGAGGTGCTTCTTAAAGAGGTGCACCACCGCGTGAAGAACAACCTGCAGATCATCTCGAGCCTGCTCAACCTGCAGGCGCGGAAGATCCGGGACCGGGAGGCCCTGGAGCTTTTCCGGGAGAGCCAGAACCGGGTGCGTTCGATAGCGCTCGTCCACGAGAAGCTGTATCAGTCCCCCAGCCTTGACGAAATTAATTTCCACGAGTACGTGGCGTCGCTCGCCGCCGCGCTTTCGCGCTCTTACGGTCTCGAGGACGGGCGCGTAACCTTGTCCGTGGACATCCCGGGGACGCAGGTAAGCCTCAACAGGGCGGTCCCCTGCGGATTGATCATCAACGAGCTTATTTCCAACGCGTACAAGCACGCGTTCCCCGGGGAGTCCAGGGGCGAGATCCGCGTGGAATTCCGCAAGACGGGGAGCGAATACCGGCTGGTGATGCGCGACAACGGCGCCGGGTTTCCGCCGGACGTGGACTGGCGCGGCACCGACACGCTGGGACTCGACCTCGTGAACAACCTGGTGATTCAGCTTGACGGCTCCATCGAGATGCTCCAGAACGGCGGAACGGAATTCATCATTACCTTTCACGAGGAATAG
- a CDS encoding chemotaxis protein, whose protein sequence is MKSKGQSAPAAKPLHQSDILSSVIIRSHKRLFVAFASIVLLSNVSAVLIKLGGIGSDYLTYEAIILELGLAAAFFTVTVFSSMRMRGTVASAYVAISGVMLCLFIFQYFIYGGKELFASHFILLILSVFYFNPRLSLYTFVIVIVSQIALFYAHPSLLPDGPKSNIAIRFLIYIWVGAFAMAGAKTTRELLLLAISKADDAEKNYLSIQEIAKAVRHSVSVLKDESLNQDSMVSGIHDLTQSQASSLEEITAAIEELTSNTDSISGVARSLVEEVQITSSSMDDLRMVYGKIQTSSDAITGTINEIRGYSDNSSSQMGKTLEQFRVLEEKGGEMSGLVQVINEIADKVNLLSLNASIEAARAGDHGRGFAVVADEVSKLAEATALNSGQIEKLIKENRGMITSSGTLLQESSSMLTKLNASIATITQEITEVGGLLTDIGNTIKIITNLNVRISDTSHATETSLQEQQIATEESSKTILHISETAQDVVIHSLRIAESTKVVNQLADELGGLISQMLGEKEGAA, encoded by the coding sequence ATGAAGTCAAAAGGTCAATCGGCGCCCGCCGCCAAGCCGCTACACCAGTCCGACATACTGAGCAGTGTCATCATCCGCAGCCACAAGAGGCTCTTCGTCGCCTTTGCGAGTATCGTCCTTCTTTCCAATGTGTCGGCAGTGCTCATAAAGCTTGGGGGGATCGGCTCCGATTACCTCACCTACGAGGCGATAATCCTGGAACTGGGGCTGGCCGCCGCGTTCTTCACCGTTACGGTGTTCTCGTCCATGCGCATGAGAGGAACCGTTGCCTCCGCCTATGTCGCGATCTCCGGCGTGATGCTTTGCCTCTTCATATTCCAGTATTTCATATACGGGGGAAAGGAGCTTTTCGCGTCGCATTTCATCCTGCTCATCCTGAGCGTATTCTATTTCAATCCGCGGCTGAGCCTCTACACCTTCGTCATCGTCATCGTTTCCCAGATCGCGCTCTTTTACGCGCACCCCAGCCTTTTACCTGACGGGCCTAAAAGCAACATCGCGATCCGCTTCCTCATCTACATCTGGGTCGGGGCCTTCGCGATGGCGGGTGCGAAGACCACGCGCGAGCTTCTCCTTCTCGCGATCTCGAAGGCCGACGACGCGGAAAAGAATTACCTGAGCATACAGGAGATCGCGAAGGCGGTACGCCATTCCGTATCGGTGCTCAAGGACGAGTCATTGAACCAGGATTCCATGGTGAGCGGCATCCACGACCTTACCCAGTCCCAGGCCTCTTCGCTGGAGGAGATTACCGCCGCAATCGAGGAGCTCACGAGCAACACCGACTCCATCTCCGGCGTCGCGCGCAGCCTGGTCGAGGAGGTGCAGATCACCTCGTCGTCCATGGACGACCTGCGCATGGTCTATGGCAAGATCCAGACGAGCTCCGACGCGATCACGGGAACCATCAACGAGATCCGCGGCTACTCGGACAACTCCTCCTCCCAGATGGGCAAGACCCTGGAGCAGTTCCGCGTGCTCGAGGAGAAGGGGGGCGAGATGTCGGGCCTGGTACAGGTGATCAACGAGATCGCGGACAAGGTGAACCTGCTTTCGCTCAACGCCTCGATCGAAGCGGCGCGCGCCGGCGATCACGGCCGCGGGTTCGCGGTGGTCGCCGACGAGGTCTCGAAGCTCGCCGAGGCTACGGCCCTGAACTCCGGCCAGATCGAAAAGCTCATCAAGGAAAACCGGGGCATGATCACGAGCAGCGGAACCCTTCTTCAAGAGTCCTCCTCGATGCTCACGAAACTCAACGCGTCCATCGCCACCATTACCCAGGAGATCACCGAGGTGGGCGGCCTGCTCACCGATATCGGCAACACCATCAAGATCATCACCAACCTGAACGTCCGCATCTCCGATACATCGCACGCCACGGAGACGTCCCTCCAGGAACAGCAGATCGCGACGGAGGAATCGAGCAAAACGATCCTGCACATCTCCGAAACCGCGCAGGACGTGGTGATCCATTCCCTGCGCATCGCCGAGTCGACCAAGGTGGTGAACCAGCTCGCCGACGAGCTGGGCGGGCTCATAAGCCAGATGCTGGGGGAAAAGGAAGGCGCTGCCTGA
- a CDS encoding restriction endonuclease subunit R — protein MNHLHQHLELLVAEWRDDGYPTRKYSAIAEILEWSHESANNTLRFLRRPQLRALETYWYLRLVEETPHILDLYRKLIPKQSQLLEALGLNTKGINDLVLDEGIDSLWERIKKDDGFVRDFKLESLRETITLDYPSYILALAMGAGKTILMGAIIATEFAMALEYPNGPFVRNALVFAPGKTILESLRELVEIPFDRILPPRMYKSFAASVKFTFTRDGEKDIPVIRRSSFNVVVTNTEKIRIQKESIRKADLGPLLIKPEAEDEARTEVANLRLQAIASLPHLAVFSDEAHHTYGQSLDSELKKVRKTVDYLNDATNVYCVVNTTGTPYFKKQALKDVVFWYGLSQGIKEGYLKDLAGSIQAYDFDGNAAVYVEHVIKDFFSEYGDVKLPDGSPSKIALYFPQTDDLRELRPHVDKALMESGRSPALCLVNTSDESLTKSADIDAFNRLNDPASPHRVMLLVNKGTEGWNCPSLFACALARRLRSSNNFVLQAATRCLRQVPGNERKARVYLSTDNFSVLDHQLQETFGESITDLNRAGQESRRERIVIRKLDLPPLVVTRMVRTVVKKEGASGSGRIKLARPKDGAGATMEKKTFTLKEQLSSSGVLQQMGDAVVIEHLPEAADAYMTAQMLAAQYRLDFWIVYDELKRLYGNDDIPLAHCEMLGKQVEEQTRFYDIHEEKVDVALALIKPEGFEKEIDAGGAEIYTAEIVYPKDREALIARYATWKSRAGEFGFHYDPYNFDSKPEQHFFEQMLHSINLKPGDIEDIYFTGALTDPGKTDFFVEYKDEKGKWRRYTPDFIIRKKPPRGGKPGTGRVFIIEIKSERERNHPTDGENGRKAMAVKKWQDLDPKRLRYEMIFTATDTVTADQAKPAREFIEETE, from the coding sequence ATGAACCACCTTCACCAGCATCTTGAATTACTGGTTGCAGAATGGCGAGACGACGGCTATCCCACCCGGAAATATAGCGCCATAGCAGAAATTCTTGAATGGTCCCATGAATCCGCAAACAATACTCTGCGCTTTCTTCGCCGACCGCAACTACGGGCGCTGGAAACGTACTGGTACCTTCGTCTTGTTGAGGAAACCCCGCATATACTGGATTTATACAGGAAACTTATTCCGAAACAGTCTCAGCTCCTTGAGGCGCTTGGTCTGAATACCAAAGGGATCAACGATCTGGTCCTCGATGAAGGAATCGATTCTCTCTGGGAACGAATAAAAAAAGATGATGGTTTCGTCAGAGACTTCAAGCTTGAATCTCTCCGCGAGACGATTACCCTCGACTATCCCAGCTATATTCTCGCCCTGGCCATGGGAGCGGGGAAAACAATCCTTATGGGCGCGATCATCGCGACGGAATTCGCCATGGCGCTGGAATATCCGAATGGACCTTTTGTACGGAACGCATTGGTCTTCGCTCCCGGAAAGACGATACTTGAATCGCTCCGGGAACTGGTGGAGATTCCCTTTGATCGCATTCTGCCGCCGCGCATGTACAAATCATTCGCCGCATCGGTAAAATTCACATTCACCCGCGATGGAGAAAAAGATATCCCGGTAATCCGCCGGTCGTCGTTCAATGTGGTGGTGACAAATACTGAAAAGATTCGCATCCAGAAAGAGAGCATTCGTAAAGCCGACCTGGGACCTCTCCTTATAAAGCCGGAGGCCGAGGACGAAGCGCGCACCGAGGTCGCTAACCTAAGGCTACAGGCTATCGCAAGTCTCCCGCACCTGGCGGTTTTTTCCGACGAAGCGCACCACACCTATGGACAGTCGCTTGACAGCGAGCTCAAGAAAGTGAGAAAAACCGTGGACTACCTTAACGACGCCACCAATGTCTACTGCGTGGTGAATACTACCGGAACGCCCTATTTCAAGAAGCAGGCGCTCAAGGATGTCGTGTTCTGGTACGGACTGTCCCAGGGAATAAAAGAAGGCTATCTAAAAGATCTTGCCGGAAGCATACAGGCCTACGATTTCGACGGTAACGCCGCCGTTTACGTAGAGCACGTGATCAAAGATTTCTTTTCCGAGTACGGCGATGTAAAACTCCCCGACGGCAGCCCGTCAAAAATAGCGTTGTATTTCCCCCAAACCGACGATCTCAGGGAGTTGCGCCCTCACGTGGACAAAGCGCTTATGGAATCGGGCAGGAGCCCTGCGCTCTGCCTTGTTAATACCTCAGATGAGAGCCTCACGAAAAGCGCCGATATTGACGCATTCAACCGCTTGAACGATCCCGCGTCGCCGCACCGCGTGATGCTATTGGTCAACAAGGGCACTGAGGGATGGAACTGCCCGTCCCTCTTCGCCTGCGCACTGGCGCGGAGGCTTCGCAGCTCCAACAACTTCGTGCTCCAGGCGGCGACACGCTGCCTGCGCCAGGTGCCGGGTAACGAGCGGAAAGCCCGCGTGTACCTTTCTACCGACAATTTTTCCGTGCTGGACCACCAGTTGCAGGAGACCTTTGGTGAGAGCATCACCGATCTGAACCGCGCGGGCCAGGAAAGCCGGAGAGAACGTATAGTGATTCGCAAGCTTGACCTTCCGCCGCTTGTAGTGACCAGGATGGTGCGCACGGTCGTTAAAAAGGAAGGCGCTTCCGGAAGCGGACGGATAAAACTTGCCAGGCCAAAGGACGGGGCCGGTGCAACCATGGAAAAGAAGACCTTCACGCTGAAAGAACAGCTTTCAAGCTCCGGCGTGTTGCAACAGATGGGAGACGCCGTCGTCATTGAGCACCTTCCGGAAGCTGCCGACGCCTACATGACGGCCCAGATGCTCGCGGCGCAGTACCGGCTTGACTTCTGGATCGTCTATGATGAACTGAAGCGGCTCTACGGTAACGATGATATTCCTCTTGCTCACTGTGAGATGCTCGGGAAACAGGTCGAGGAACAGACGCGGTTTTATGACATTCATGAGGAAAAGGTGGACGTGGCGCTGGCCCTTATCAAACCGGAGGGCTTTGAAAAGGAAATCGACGCGGGCGGCGCCGAGATCTACACCGCTGAGATCGTATACCCCAAAGACCGTGAAGCGCTCATCGCGCGCTACGCCACCTGGAAAAGCCGCGCCGGGGAATTCGGATTTCACTATGACCCTTACAATTTCGACTCGAAGCCGGAGCAGCATTTCTTCGAGCAGATGCTCCATTCCATCAACCTGAAGCCCGGCGATATCGAAGACATTTACTTTACCGGGGCGCTCACCGATCCGGGAAAAACCGACTTCTTCGTGGAATACAAGGATGAAAAGGGCAAGTGGCGGCGCTACACGCCCGATTTTATCATCCGTAAAAAGCCGCCGCGCGGGGGAAAGCCGGGTACGGGCCGGGTATTCATTATAGAGATAAAAAGCGAACGTGAACGAAACCACCCCACCGACGGAGAAAACGGTCGCAAGGCAATGGCCGTCAAGAAGTGGCAGGACCTTGATCCCAAAAGGCTTCGTTATGAAATGATCTTCACCGCCACCGACACCGTCACGGCCGATCAGGCGAAGCCCGCGCGCGAATTCATTGAGGAGACCGAATAG
- a CDS encoding site-specific DNA-methyltransferase yields MLSWVGKRPLTHVTAFPAQHVETFDPEHTFRASATPPSLKGTGDAYKDWPAGYPKGGLLFHGDNKEVLAHLLANGFRGKVDLVYIDPPFDSGADYVRKVELRGAKGTTKIDGESYTLGEQIQYTDIWANDNYLQFMYERFLLLKELLSEKGSIFVHCDDSKNYLLRIILDEVFSPEGFRNEIIWKRSTSTGLSMKRCGTLHDTIFWYTKGLDYKFLMQYHDHDEEYLKRAKKDENGRLYIPIPTGNPGPRPNLYYEYKGYLPHPNGYKWKKEKMEMFDKQGRLLFPESKDGRIQYKQFLDEMDGVKLQDLWLDVYSVNPVAIERIGFPTQKPTALLQRIISMTTDPFDLILDCFIGSGTTIEATQKLGRRWIGCDINKGAIQTTAKRLQGIITEQIEALKQQAEEDSQGKLIETDEPEEEPKPAQLGFSVWRVNDYDLAIQHNEAVNLACEHIGIVRTRANAYFDGTLGKKLVKIVPFSHPLTPLDLEELKRELDARPEEDRNITMVCLGMEIAAAAWVEDWNRLRKGSGAVNKVNVIELRTDPKYGGFISHEPAKARVKIARKKEMIGVEILDFASPSIIERLRLLSGVSSPKINDWHSMVDCVMIDTAYDGNVFNVVLSDIPVKKTDLVSGKYELAVPKGETTVAVKIVDMLGEEVLVTEKV; encoded by the coding sequence ATGCTAAGCTGGGTGGGAAAGCGCCCGCTCACGCACGTGACCGCGTTTCCCGCACAGCACGTTGAAACTTTTGATCCCGAACATACCTTCAGGGCGAGCGCAACTCCCCCGTCATTAAAGGGGACCGGTGACGCGTATAAAGACTGGCCCGCCGGTTACCCCAAGGGCGGACTTCTTTTTCACGGCGACAACAAGGAGGTGCTTGCGCACTTGCTGGCCAACGGTTTCAGGGGAAAGGTCGACCTTGTATACATTGACCCTCCGTTCGATTCGGGAGCGGATTACGTGCGCAAGGTGGAGCTTCGCGGTGCGAAGGGAACCACCAAGATTGACGGAGAGAGCTATACGCTGGGAGAGCAGATTCAGTATACGGATATATGGGCAAATGATAATTATTTGCAGTTTATGTATGAGAGATTTTTATTATTGAAAGAACTTCTTAGTGAAAAGGGAAGCATATTTGTACACTGTGATGATTCTAAAAACTATTTATTAAGGATCATCTTGGATGAAGTTTTCTCACCTGAAGGATTCAGGAACGAAATAATATGGAAAAGATCTACTTCCACTGGTCTTTCAATGAAACGATGTGGAACTTTGCACGACACGATATTTTGGTACACTAAAGGGCTGGACTATAAATTTCTTATGCAGTATCATGATCATGATGAGGAATATTTAAAACGTGCGAAGAAAGATGAGAATGGCCGCCTATATATACCTATTCCAACAGGCAATCCTGGGCCAAGACCTAACCTATATTACGAATATAAAGGATACTTGCCGCATCCAAACGGATACAAGTGGAAAAAAGAGAAGATGGAAATGTTTGACAAACAGGGCCGACTTCTATTTCCAGAATCCAAAGATGGGCGAATTCAATATAAACAGTTTTTAGATGAGATGGATGGAGTCAAACTTCAAGATCTTTGGCTTGATGTTTATTCGGTCAATCCTGTAGCGATCGAAAGAATTGGGTTTCCAACCCAAAAACCTACCGCACTTCTTCAGCGAATAATTTCAATGACTACTGATCCGTTCGATTTGATTCTTGATTGTTTCATCGGTTCTGGAACAACGATTGAGGCAACTCAGAAGCTCGGTCGTCGCTGGATAGGCTGCGACATCAACAAGGGCGCAATCCAGACAACTGCCAAACGATTGCAGGGAATCATTACCGAACAGATTGAAGCATTAAAACAACAAGCGGAGGAAGATTCGCAGGGAAAGCTTATTGAAACCGACGAACCGGAAGAGGAACCCAAGCCTGCGCAACTGGGATTTTCCGTGTGGCGCGTCAACGATTACGACCTGGCCATCCAGCACAACGAGGCGGTCAACCTGGCATGCGAACACATAGGTATAGTACGCACCCGCGCGAACGCGTACTTTGACGGCACGCTGGGGAAAAAGCTCGTGAAGATAGTCCCGTTTTCCCATCCCCTCACGCCGCTTGATCTTGAAGAGCTGAAGCGGGAACTGGACGCACGCCCCGAGGAAGACCGGAACATTACGATGGTGTGCCTTGGGATGGAGATCGCCGCGGCGGCATGGGTAGAGGACTGGAACAGGCTGCGCAAGGGATCGGGCGCGGTGAACAAGGTAAATGTCATAGAACTGCGTACCGACCCAAAATACGGCGGCTTCATTTCCCATGAACCGGCGAAGGCCCGGGTGAAGATCGCTCGAAAAAAAGAAATGATCGGCGTCGAGATACTGGATTTCGCAAGTCCCTCGATCATCGAGCGCCTGCGTTTGTTGAGCGGCGTAAGCTCCCCGAAGATCAACGACTGGCACTCCATGGTGGATTGCGTCATGATCGATACGGCGTACGACGGCAATGTGTTTAATGTTGTCCTTTCGGATATTCCCGTCAAGAAAACTGACCTTGTTTCGGGGAAATACGAGCTTGCCGTGCCCAAAGGCGAGACCACGGTGGCGGTTAAGATCGTGGATATGCTGGGGGAAGAGGTGCTGGTGACGGAAAAGGTGTGA